The Branchiostoma lanceolatum isolate klBraLanc5 chromosome 7, klBraLanc5.hap2, whole genome shotgun sequence nucleotide sequence tacataaacacataaaaatcccagactgtctctggcttgaaacaatggcaggagaagattagcataatactggtgaacaagattcaaatattttttctactggttttcaaagtaacattatgaaacaatacagaatgacacggaatgattgtaacaaaactacatagtctaaacaactttcagtttttagaaaatcaaccttgtgttcaaaaataaactttcaaatcggcctgtcaaagttgtttcaaaatgtctaactgtatatttgcaacttggaaatgccctcctcacagttgaattcaaatgtctgaaAGCTTGTGTGTCCGCTAATATGACTTGTAGCTGTGGTTcctacatggtattctaaaagccagtcATATAAAATGGAGCTCTGTAGAACTAATGTAAGGTAGAACTGCGCATGAACTGTCCGCTAATGCCTTTACTTATACTACCAAACAGCATGATATTttggccagtgttgtcatttatattctgggttacaaaaatctaacttcttcatgtacaataatacatgaattccttatctgttgtctctacatttcaaacGTTTTTTGAGAGCACATGTAACTCGTATTGGTggtgactgtcttagccaggcctccgccgatgtgaacaccacgacagtcagtagcagactgactggtagtttacgttagccgaatttattgggtgattttatagtacaagcatggtctttaagaaagaatctgtaagaataccacatttgaccaaacaaaaaacaaatcttatagtAAATTGaggaagaattttttttttatttttctggaaaattcttattggagaACATCATGCTTGTAATATTTTCccaacttcagaaaaaaaaatacatttcgtTGTGTAAGTATTGATAAACAAAGAATTtcgcagaaggtttcttgaattttcttgtttttctttgtataaaaaacataaacaaattctcaacataagaaatagaaaaaaaagatttttggttgTGCAGATTGGGGGAGTGCCATATGATTCTGTGGCTTTATTGCATAGTAGACGATATCATATTAAAGTTGTGCCATGCACTTATTTCAGAAGAATTTCTCTTCCAGGACGACCTTACCCAGGATCCATGGCCTTGGGCGTTGATCGCGCTGGCTGTGGTGTTTCTTGGCCTCGCCATTTTCGTTACCGTCTACAAGCCGAAAGCCAGCGAGGAAAGCAAGCAGAAGTACCTGAACATGGTTGAGCAAGCGGTGGCCCGGTTCTACCTTGAGGAGCAAATGGCTGCTGAGGCCCCGGATGATGGTGGCCCTGCCCCTGAAGACGTTGCCATCGCACAGCCTCCAACCTATCAGGGACTGGACAAGGACAATGCCTGCTAGTGTCCCAACGACTGGTAGTCCCGCCCCTTCCCCTGGTAGCCCCAATGCTTTCCTTACCCCTATAAACTAGCCTCTTCCAGGCTCCAGGGGCAGCTAGAAAGAGTACAAATTGGACGGACAGACAACATGCCAGAAGACAGAAGAGTCACTTAGTCTTTTTGTTATTGTCAATGCAGTGTTTTTGAACTGGAGGTTCCTTAGGAACAGTCCCAAGATATTTTGTACAATTCAATTATAGAATCCATTTGAGTCTATTTTCGCATTGAGAGAAGATGGGTGAAGTTATATGGTGTAGTTGCTCGCAATTGTTGCCTGTCTAGTATATATAGTTTTGTATATACCAGTTACAGGTTGACATACAATTGCTTGTATCAATCCAGAGCTAGTACTTTGGCAGAATACACAAGAACATTATATGTTGTATGAGGAATAGCTGtgccaaagtcaagttcgaaaaccaCGACTTCTACTTCTGTCCACGGCTTCTTGTGTTTTTCCGTTCACAGACACAGAGACACATGAACAAGCTTCACCGAATATATAGAACAATGTGGAAAAATCTAATGCCCAGATAATATGTCTTACTTTCGCTGGCTCGACATTACTGATACTACAACAAAAACGATTGTTGAAAAGGACGAAAAAGCTTTGAAAACGTCTTTTTAGTTCATTTTCCTAAACAACTCATTAAACTTATGGGGCATCTGGAGACAATGTAGAAGATGTAACATTTCGAAAAAGTGGccttttgaaacttttttcaTTACAAGGCTTACTCTATCTTATCCTAGAGCTGTATCTTTTTATGTTTTCCTTCCTTGGTGTGACGACTATTTAGCTAATGTGTACTTTCCCCTTCAGAAGCTTAAAAAAGGATCAAAAAGTGTTTAGAGAAAATATCTTTCGGTCCAGTGGTTACCAAACTGCTTTCAAATTGGAGTTTTTGTAGTGATCGTCCTTTGTTGGGAAAACGTGAAAGTTAAAAAGGAAAGCGAGAAAATTATCAGATACACAAGACAGGTGGATTATAACAGCATTAAACTCAACGGACttgcagtcatcctcaattgaggtgaagcatgatgatttttcaagaagctagtggtagtgcaatgcggcttcgccacggctcgcgtttttggccaagcacaccgggtcacccctattcttctcgataagtgtgctgggttcttttacttgcagaggtttgatacacggggccgccggctttacgtcaccatccgaaattacgaatgcaatcccttacaacatttccgggctggagtcgaccccctaggatcaaacttgggccctaggatccatggaatttgatccgGACTTGCAGCACACTCAAATCGAATCAAGAATTAGGAAGTGAAAGGCAGCGCACTGGCGAATGAAAGAGTACAATGCACCTGTTAAAGTAATCCAACTCTCGAAAGAAGCACATTtggataaaaaaaaagtacttgaCTGTCGAAAGGAAATCAAACTtacaaggaaaacaaatatACCAAGAAAATCATATAAACGCAGCTATCTATAAAAACAAAGGCAACTGCTGAAAGTATATACATagacttttctccaagcagaggttttggtcgggatttCTAACGGCTGCCTGTCTTCACCGA carries:
- the LOC136438670 gene encoding uncharacterized protein, encoding MAVIWGYGWSFGACDYFTVEEREMFVRTEFCCFCFLPCVPEKSILLVADGQGIDLPEVVDRPVGWAWLRNLSWVIFLTLTCVGALFLAADDLTQDPWPWALIALAVVFLGLAIFVTVYKPKASEESKQKYLNMVEQAVARFYLEEQMAAEAPDDGGPAPEDVAIAQPPTYQGLDKDNAC